acatattatttattagcatGCTACGGAATCGTCGATTTGAGTAATCTGTGGTTGCATAAATTTCgagttgaaaatattttcaatttttgaaCAGTTTCCCAAGTTTTACGGCATCGAAAAGCGTCGCTCAAAATCTCGGGATgtgcatattttatttcttctgGAGTTTTGTTGAAGACTTCGCTAAGTTTCCTTCTGCGCGCGAAAtcctatttaattatgtagatgCGGATGATCGTGCTcgtttacttattttatgaGGGTATAAACGACCCCCTCGAGTTTGACACTGCCTTATTTATAATGCAACTAAATCAGTACTTTAAGCGATTTTCTTTAAACCTATGCTTATGGGTATTACTAATATATTGGTAGCAATTTACAcaagtaattttttgctgtaaaaCATTCAGTTGGAAATAATTTACGCCTGATATTTTGTAATGAGCAATTTTATGTACTTTAACGGATCAACAGCTACTCACTTgctttgtgtttttttttagtttagtattaCATAAATGCAATTGACtctacaaaatatgtaatgtatatagattctttatttttatttttattattcaaagtcATACAAGACAGACGTGCGTCTGTCATTGCGATCACAGGATGGATTACAACCAACCGAAAATATACTCGTAATAATAGggattttttcatatattttaaaattaaacagaacCAAAAAAGCACAGCATAGGAGAGGTACGACTGGAAGGGAAAAGGGATGGAGTTTTTCGACTTTATTACATAAAGCAAGATAAATTCTTTGATGAAGGCTTTTTACTTATACCATTTGTATGtccatataaatatacatgttCTATTAATTCATAAATCACAATGAAGATTATCTACTTTGACAAAATATGCTGATTATGTAAAAAAGTCTGGCATCTGCacaatttatatatctttatgtTACCTTAGTCACATTTAGTCAAGTCATTATGAATCACGATAAAGGGAAAAGGGTTAATAAACTGTCAATTTCAGGTATATCTAGGATAACGTATTGATTGGTAATTGGAAACCTCGTCGGAGTAAGATAATATATTAGGAGGAAAATAAGATATTTCTTTGCAATATAttacttttcttttatatgcAATAAAGTGTAAGCTTAGTGGTTAATTGCGCTATTTTAGCCCTAAAATCATAAGTTCGAAAGGTATTTATGGATTTTTCGTGTACATCATTGTATCATAATTTAAGacaagtaatttaaatctaacctaatttactaataagggtATTTAACATGAGAAATTTTCCAATGGCCATACTAAGGGCCGACTACTAAGCAATAATACTTATTCACTAATAGAAATggttttttcatttttaatcttCTCACTAAGGCCGTGGTGATAAAAAGAATAGTCTCGACATTCTCTCTCGTGgggttaaattaaatatcgtATGGAAACTTACAAATCGACTACTTGTGTCAGACATAAATGTTGAtgtgttcataagtgtacttgtttacctatatgagttaagttattttgagtttaagttTGAGTAAAAGGCCTATTAACCaacttaagaaaataattaattatgcagCAATCTTATAATTAGATTATCATTGTTATTCTAAGCATACACCAATGAACAAGCTATgttattgaatattaacgctagcaaattaatattaattatagacCTGAAATATACTATTTCAGTGAAAGTAAAAGGCAGTTAATCCGTTTATAAATCATTAAACATAGTTAGGCAGCAAcacattttaagtttatatattattaataaaggcCATAATAAAAACAGGCGTCTGTCGGCGACGTTAAAGCTTTGCATAAGGCGTTCTTTGCCTTTCGATATTTTGcgctttaaatattaagtttacgtatagatataaaaagttggtgtgaaaagaaaataagtttatattattgctGAAACTGACACCAGCCACTTACTCTAGATGTAATTGACGTagatttaacaaataaaaaaaataaaataaaaataaaaaaatcatttaatcacatgggtaacataatgtacacttacaCGTAcaacttatgacttgtcagtaaagaaatacataataatgcttctaattttacatttagtaacagttctcaaatcaagggcgtagaacgggagagaagaactggcaataaactctccgccactcccTTCGACGATCGACGATCTTAAAATGTGCTACAACTCTTTGTACTAGCCTTTTTAGGTAAGCTGATCATcccaataaattttatgtaccTGAGCACGTGtttggttttataaaatagtttcctcgcgattcatttatttatggaGTGCATAGTGCAAATAGAAAAATGTGATTTCAACTCACAACCATAGATTAAACGCGTTTTAAGCTCTAGACTAAAATGATGAATGATGGAGCAGAGTTCTGGGACCTAAAATAGAAATTTGAATCATAAATAGAATTAACGTAGTcttacacatttatattacacTTTAGAGTTACATGAATAAGTGATATTTTGATACAGAAATCGTAAAAtccaattatataaaaaaaatatctttacgCGTATACACTTGAAAAACCTAATTCCCTTTTCAAgtgtgtataaaaataatttttcatctcACACCTGATAAGCCGATGACGGAAGGTTTTATCTTACTGTTATTGATACGGTCCAGTCCACCTGTCAGACCCTATTCATGGCCGAGACACGTGGAACAAAAGGGATTGCTGTTTCTAAGTAGTTCCGACGTCATTGCCAATGTATGAACAAAAATACTATTGCCATGACGCCGGCACCTTTTATCGTTAGTAAGCGacactataatttatatagatcTGATAAGTGAGAATTTCGgattattatatctatacttatatataagaGGACAGATTTATAAAGTATACTTGTAATGAATACATTCAGAAACCATTAGATCTACCTTGTCTAGCGTgactatctattttttatttatttcaccatacctgctgatagaggacaaatctttgttttaatttattttattattatttattacttaagatgtcatgtggaacatggtgtaatggttgcaactcattacaaacgttgtgttaaACAAATGGCGATTGAAAAGAGCGGCGGAGAGTtgattgccagttcttctcttccgttctacgcccttgatttgacaactggcagtaaatgtaaaattcgaaggatttaatgtatatttcttttttgacgttgataagtgtacattgtcaTCCCGTCCACTTACGATACGTACAAACATCGTTAATTGATAGTTATacagaaattttattatattgtcacAAATAGTACAACTTAGATAAGAGCACATCCTGGAGTAGTCTGGCTATGCCATTTTACAGCCTACACGCAAATATAGGTTTACATAATGTACGTTATGCATTGAATTAAGGAAGAAGGGATTAATTCTGAGGTAGATTTCGCATTTTTTTTCgaggtatttatttaacaaaataagctaCTATGACAGATTACTTTAATGCGGTAACTATTTACATATACTTCacatacaaaacaatacatacaCATAGCAACAACACAACATTAAACAGTATTAGATTAATACaacacaattaaaaatgtcTGTTAATCTATGCAGTTCGTTGATTAATTCTATACATTGTGTAATGTGTGCCCTTTTTGAGAGGTTAGTTTTCGCTGAGAGTACGAGTAGTAACGGCGGTCTATGATGGCTTCTTACGTAACCATTAGGCACCCTGAGCCCTAGGCACTGGAGCACAGACGGGTTGTTTTCCTTTTCACGTAACAACTTTATCAGGTAAGCGCAAATTCTCGGCGCTCACTGAGTTCGTTTTAGCCCACAGAATctattatgaataaagttgGCTAACTGAGCGCGTAAAATGGGTTTACACCGTACATTCTAAAGTACACGAATATATATCAgtacaataattatgtaatataatacatattccTTTATACTACGAGGAAATTAAAATCTAACTTTCGTAAAGAAACATGAATGCAGTCTAGTAGCAAACAAAGATGAAACACCGCGTtaacaatgaattttattgtCTAATCCGTTGAGCACGTtagaatattatacaaatgtattacattataataaaagcaatgaataattttctaaatagtaaaattaatatttacctaTCATGTCTCTTATCGTATGGACTGCCCATCGCCAGTTTAATTGTTTCACACTATATTTCCTTCACTTTAGTTTCGCCCTATTCCTTATTTTTGTTAGTCTCATTGTCTTTTGATTTTAAACATGATTCGTTCAATCCCTTCCCGGTACacttaaaaattttgtataattttatactataGACCATGTTTGGTATTCGTAAGTCTAATTACAGGACTATTACAGGACTAAAGATATTGTAGAATGGGATCCAAGAGAAGGCGAAAGAAACCGAGGAAGACCGTTGATCCGATGAAAAGACGATCTTAAAAAAGTTGCAGGCCTACTTTGGAGAAAGACAGCCCAGAACAGAAGACAGTTGAAAaatctggaggaggcctttgtcggAAGAGAAGTAAATACCGAGGAATATTGAGTagattagttataatattaattataaaaatatgtaaattcatCATAATAAGAtttgttattacttattagttgtAAGAACTTGGTTGTGAGTTGTTggttgatattttatttcaaataaggGCTTCATTCATtgattcaaaattaatataataatgtattttattgaaaatatattacgtaCAGACGCCAGcagcatttttatatataatgataaGAAGCTACCTTACTTAGCGATGAATTATCGTTCTACAatctctttaatatttttacgtgTGATTGCTCAagtatataaatgataaactaCATGACTTGTATGTATGACTAATATCTGATTGACAGGTATTATCGACATCATATAAGATTAGGTTATTGGAATCCCGTGAATGTTGCTACCAGAACACCAAGACTTGTAGATTTTTAAGGATTTTATGATGCAATTTTGTCTTATGTTCCacgcaaaaaattaaatctgaataggtattattatataacaaaatcacTTTCAACAATACCATAacattaaagtattttaatagttgATGTGCCGCCTCAGTTTATAAACCAGGGTTTCCGAAACAATGGttgacttaaatttttttagcgAATTGGACGCAACCATCTTTATTATGCCCCATTTGTTTCGACACTTATAGAATGTTATatcattttaagatttttttttgttagtttagtataattgtcgctaataatataattttatctaaaacagaaatacattttaacaaTACAATCAAAATTCACGTGTTACCTTAACTTGTATTTGCATGTAATCTACATGAGTTTTTAAAGTTATCTAAAGATTTGCAGTTTCCACTTCAGATCCACGTGATAGCATTATCTCAATTTTACCTataaatattgcaaaaaaTTTGATTCTGTACTTAGTTTTCAACATGAAGGCAGCCGTAGTTCTCTTGAGCCTTGTGTGCCTCGGGTGGGCAGCACCCCAGATGAGGAAGCCTTTCCACGAGCATTTCTCAGACTTCATTACTATTATCGATGATGAAGCTGGCGATGAGAGGGACCATTTAACTGAACACTACTTGGAGTTTGAGGAATTTAGAGCGAGTATCGATTATATGGCCGGAAAGGACTTTAAAGGGCTAGTCAAGGAGATGGAAGACCTTCCAGAGTTCAAGGCCGtgagtattttaattggaaTTTGCTGGAAATGTCACCTTTTCCAGAAAATCAGTCACACGAGTCTTTCATCATAGCCTAAACACAACTTGTATGATAAAGACGAAAGGCAACTTGAACAGTGATTGACAacgaataattgtaataaaataagatgGCGCTTATCgtacaaaaacttttttaattttttttaaattgctatGGAAAATGTTTAGTTAATTCAGCATTGAATTATCATAATCAATGTTTCCTTACATTTATGTTAGTTTATCAGAAATGGGAAGCATAatgcttaattttatttctaggtTATTGAATTTTTGGAGGGCCACGAAATCGACATCACTTACTACATTGACTTATTGGATATCTTCATTGGTAAGTACatttttagaatattatttgatgatatttctatattgaacttttaaaactttcaatgctttaatatacattatatatatccCACTTCTACTTTCTATATTTTCTTGTTAAAAAGTAACTTACTTTTTAACAAGAAGTtacttaatacatatatttttagaaattattatacttaattattaagattttaatacCGATCTCTCactttacatacatttactaaACAACTCAAACAATATCTTGTTAACCTGTCATATGGTGAAGCTGAAAAATTCTGATTTTGCAAAAATAGTCAAAATATAAccatgtttaatataatttataaaattctgttAACATCTCATAAGGAAGAGACTGgctgcccacaacacagggaatcctagtgtgggggcCAGTACACTTTAGTTAATCTTAATATcctgtttattttgtataataaagttttttctttctttctttctttcacaGATCAGCTCAGCGCCGGCCAAAAACGCCACGAGCTAAGCGGTAGAGACGTTAGCGCATACATCAAAGATACCATCGCCATTTTACCCAAGGAGAAGTTGGATGCACTTTATGATGAGAAGATCGAAAACGACGAAGAGTTCAAGAGGGCCATGGACAGCCTCCAGAGCGACGAATGGAAGGAAATATGGGACGCTCTCTGGGAAAACGAGACCTTCAAGGCCGAAGCAGACGAGCTCTCTAAAAATGGTATTGACCTCCAGATGCTTCTGAGCGAACTTGTCGCCATCTTCGGACAAAACTAAGTCATATCtctgtatgtaaataaataattgtggaaaatattttcttttattgtcatatcaatcaatatatattgaccactatgtgaaaccagctgcccactgaagtatttcagaaccaattcgacttagggtcattcaagaaaagagcgtaacaattcttaaaaggccggctgCGCGTTTGCGATCCATTTGCAGTGTGGGTGTCCAtggggcggtatcacttaacatcaggtgagcctcctgcccgtttgcctcctgtaacatagaaacaaataaacaaaaaattgtttaagacAAGAGGTCACAGGACACAGAATAAAGAGGTCACAAATGGGATGGCTGGCGTTGATGGTAAAACCCAAAAAATACGATGATCGCGCATTGATTCTTTGAACggatttttcattaaataataaaaagaataacaaattttatacatCAATCTGGTAACCTAGAGAAAGACATACTTTTTtgctttttacattatttttaagactGCAAATATCCgagtctttaaataaaaagtcaaaTCCCCTATtgctataaaatttatgaatatatcGTTTAATTAGGTCTATTAAAAGTTAGCTTTCTTAACGCTTAAGTACATTAGGTGATtatgtttaatgaaaaacaaaaccaTAATATGTTGAACGACGAATTGATTGTCACTCAACAGAACATTTTGGCAAATCCCACTCACGTGACATAATCCGTGTTACTATTTGACAATCCATTGTTTTCggagtgtaaaaaaataaacaaaaatgtctaaaaatcaaaacattaaaaacgtTCAACTTGCATAAGAATTCAGAAACATCAGGCAAACTAAATAAAGCACGCTCGGTGAGATATTTCGCGCagtaatgaaatattttattgcaccGCATAACAAAAGCTGCGAGGAATTTCAACTAAGACCTTTACACAACAATGTACTCAGATTTTTACTAATCCACAAATATTCTCGCGGTTTTATTTCTACATATGTGACTTGTGTTAACATTGCATTCATATCACTTGTACCTTGAACTATAATGTAAGCTTTGTAGACAAATATTGCCGTTTTGGTCGAATACCTATCGAATATTTGTTGCAAGTCTaattatataggtattttCGCTTAAGCGAGCATTAAATTCACTCAATCAATTACAGGAGGGATACCACCTGAGTTggcaataatttaatttgatcgTACCTGATGATATGTGTACAAATAGGCTTCTGGACTATACAGCGGGAAACAGTGTTCTATGTATAACTTTTCGGTTCTATATTATCAATTCCAATAGTCTATGCTCTTTTAAACGAGTTAACTAATCTGTTttggataaaaatatatagttaactacagatattatttgtataatattattgaatcACGCGAGTATTTATATCTGTACAtgcgaatttattacattatttggATTTCTCGTGTAAGTTTCCATATTCCATTTGTTAACAGGTTAAAAGCTGTAACATACTGAATAAGTTTTGTAAATATCcagcgaaataatgaaaataccAATCAATACAacaacattatatataatctaattataatttcataaagtTGTTAATAGATTAGCAAAAAGAAATCTGTCAACTTGACGTAGCAGTTTTTCGATGACCAAGATTGCTATCCAGGTAGGTCACGAGTTCAAGATGATGTATAATTTCTAATATCATGATTATGAAGTGCTATTGGAATTCACCGCTGAGTCTAATGAAACAATTAGgagaataatattaacataatctAAACCAATCCAATATATCTACATAATGTACTACGAGTATATGAAGTGCACATACCATTAATAGAAAATTCGCTATTCATAATTTGGAAACATTTTCTGTTTTTCTACTAGATATGAGCTACTCctcaatgtttattaattaaagctatgcgtgtatattttgttattgaagttatacttttttggcgcgttagggaaaaattatgacagtaaattttttttctattgttagtgtagttttttctacaaacgtggaataaggcgaaagtaaaaaattttgaaaagatttttatcttgttatgccaaagaagtataacttctaacgcgtgtacataagtatacacacgttttttattaatatattgccAGCGTGCGGAAAGAAGTATTCTCGGAATATACGCGACAAAGGGAAAAGTGAATGTATGTACCTACAATTAAAATGGAGATAGACAGGGCACGTAGCCCGTTATACATATGACAGATGGTCTAAAACAGTAACCGAATGGACTGGTCCAAAAGGAAAAAGGAACAAGGGCAGACTAATAGAGCGATGGGCCGAGGGATTGAAAGGGAAAGAAAAAATTGGATGACGAtggaagaaataaaatagggTGGAAAAACTTGGAGAAGGCTTTCTCCCGGACAGGGACCGCAACTTAGAGTAgtaaattattctatttatatttaggtaGAGTcgaaatctgttataacgacatcgaagggactactcatatttggtcgtaaaaacctatattaacagccgatgacgttgtattaagtacctaatacatagaattcagccaggacctttgattttggtcaataccGGTATGTTTTTCTAAACAATGTCGTCGTTTTGACGTATTTCTGTTAAGTGTATGTCAATAAGATGTGGAaaaaaaaggctttattattattatattggagacaataaataacatgaaaatattttgttaaataataaaatataacacttaTGTCTAACAAAGTTATGAATTAAGTACgctaaacacatttttttgtattttatgaatttttaaggtaattcaatatttattgtaaattttgcGGCGTTAATTAAGCCAGTCATGAGATTTTTCTGCGTCAAGacttatttttcaataaacatTGCACAATAAATTAGTGTTTTATATACTAGGAAAACggttgtttaaattataagtgCAATATCAGGTGCGATGGCTGAGAGCGAGGTAAGTAAATAGAGGCGGGCAATGTATCACAGTAACAGTTTTCCGATAAGAAGTGGGCTCTCGGCCTCTCCACCCGATATAGTTGAACTCTGTTTTATTGTGCTATTTTCATTCTATCGCAAGTGAACGCAGCTCAGGCGGAAACTCAGATAAAGTCGCGGCCCCGCGTAATATACAGCCCGGCATAAAGTGGTATTTGGACTGACTGGAAAGAATTACGATGTGGCTATTTAATTAGAGGTTAATTTAGCTCAAGGTTctacttttttaaaatcaacttaaacattttaagATTATTGTGTTTGACAATGGACTGTTTGAAAATATCTTCCAaacactaatataatataatcaaaactataatataattcttttaataacaaaagtaattatcaaattaatatttaaaactaaaatgtaatTGCAATTGCAAAAGTAATTGCAATTATAgaagacaaatctttgtttttttttcgtttatatatttttattatttatttcttacgatgtcatgtggaacatggtgtaatggttgcagctcctcacaaacattttgttaaacaaaaaacttggcaattAAAGAGTgccggagagtttattgccagttcatctcgtccgttctacgcccttgatttgagaactggcagtaaatgtgaaattataagcatttaatatgtatttctttattgacgttcataagtgtacattgtgttacctgaaggattaaatgatttaaatttgaatttcaacaAAGCACTTGTTATATaaacttcaagaaaagagcttacCAATTCTTAGAAAGCCGACAACGctcttgcgagccttctggcattgacagtgtccatgggcactcacttaacatcaggtgagcctcctgcctgtttgccctcttttatattaaaaaataaaataccatagttttgtattaaataattcaatggaACCTTTCATTTCTGAAAACGTTCCAGACAAGCTGCAGTTTTTGCCAACACTCGCTCAACATTCGCGTACAGACaagatataatatgaattttctAAAACTAATAGTACAGTGAAAACAATCTGAAACTACGTcatcaaatttgttttttgacCTCTAAGTATAAGTTCACATTGTCTGTTATACCAATATAGTCGTGATAAGAAATGAAATAAGGATAAAGAAATGTAACAATAGTAAAAGATCCTTTTATCTTGGCTTCAAATAGTTTCATTTTGTTGTATGAGCTACGGAGTATGTACTGAGTATTGTATAGAGGTATTCCaggtaaaatattgtatacaaaATGTTCCTAACatcgtatttatttaaaaaattattggaaataaatttaatgaaaataaaaataagtatactAATTTTAATCACAATATATGGATTAATTatccttaaaataaatacataaaattgcCAACGAGAAACGTATAAAAAACCAGTAATTAACCCAATTCTAAATATGCATTTATAAATGTTCGCGTTTATCTACTTAGCAATTGTTACTACATACTCATACATACAACAGTACTAGAACAACCCAACAAAGAGTTGATACGCCATAATCCTAGTGCGTACCTGAATAAGCTTACCGTCAAAAGAGTCACACGAGCAttggtaaattttatttgcattGGGTCTCTTTCACCCGTTTGTGAGATCATACCATCTGGAAGTGAGGAGGGTTGATGTCAAGCCTAACAAGGGTCGATGTATAGACACGACTCCTTATTTCCAAGACAGTGCTCGGGTTACGGGACATGACTTCGGGAAAGCCTCGATGTCGTAGGAATTTGATAATTCAAATTTCTAACGTTTAAGCACCTGTTTATCAATAGTACTGAATACAATGCGATAGATATTCAAAtgaatttgatatatataatacgacTGTTTTTTGCTTAACTTATGTAGTATGAATTTTATCGTTATTATCGATTAATTGTCTAAGTGATTTAAAAGGGTTTTTCAAAagatttgaaatataatttcttattaCGTGAATTTGTTTGATGAGCGTAGACTGAGTACTCtcataataacaattttaattattttaaattttaagcatctaaagaaaattctaaataatactttatataaacTGCACAATACCTGTTTAGGATCTAATAATATTTCCGACGCTACGTCATCTAAAAATAATCGCCTGAGTGTGTAAGCCGTGAAACAATTCGGGAAGCTGTCATAGTTGCgctataaaattcaattttaaatggcgCGCAATGCATCTTACGAAGTGCATCGCTctgagcttgtactttattttacGGCAATTTATCTTAAAGCTCGCGACTGCGTCTTGTGGCATCGCATTAGGCAAATCCGCCTAATTCTGCGCGACATGTCAGACGTTTGCCTAACAGATTCCATGCTTAACCCGGCTTCACCGTCGAAAGGATAAGACAGatgtattttgattatttgttCATTTAAAACTAAGCTTTTAGGGAATTATATACACTTTCTAAGCATATGTCACGAGCAGTGTAGGCCTACGACCtcacatccctgaggtcgtaggttcgaaccccggtaCACCAATGCACTTTCATtttcgaatggtgaaggaaaacatcgtgaggaaacggcttagacccaaaaagtcgacggcgagtATCACGCAATAGGCTGATCacgtacttgcctattagattgacaaatgatcatgaaacggaTACAACAATCTAAGGGCCCAGACCTGAAAAGGTTGCAGTGCcactagtttatttttattgacgtgacaacgtcttataattcgatggagccgcacgcacgaaaaaacatgactcatgcggcgttacctcgctctgaggcgttccatttaaggcttgaagtacaagcgagagcgcgaagcgacagagaggcacaatcggaccCCGCactcttcagcgttcgacatctgtctctctcctacttgagtgagcgattcgtgacgttgtcacgttcaactatcgtcagtaaaccgactttacagacaaccgattttttttaggCATATGtgacaaaacattattttctaataatagtTTACCGTGTccttaaattaatgtaataattctattgtttGATAGCAGATTGTATAAGTTTTGGTGACATTCCACTTTATCTGTCAAATCGTTTCATTTTACCTAAACTTGTGATCACACGGCTTTGTAAATCAAGGGCTATATTgagatataatattaatgttgtCAACATCAGATGCTTCATAACATTGCTATTTGTGCAAATTATCTGTGGAATTTATGTATTACCGGTTACATCAGTTTAGAAAACGGGttctcaaataaaaatacttattcaaaGTGATACAGAAAATGTACacaatttcaaattcaaaggagaaaaatttcaacataGTTCAATgcattttatgtaacattttctAGAGACTGTTTTGTTACAATACATTtgataattcaattaatattaatactctatagagcagtgttggaaTTGTGGCTTAAGCATgccactctcatccctgaggtcgtaggttccatccccggctgtgcaccaatagacctTCTATATGCGAATTTAActttcgctcaaacggtgaaggaaaacatcgtgaggaaaccggcttgccttagacccaaaaatgcgacggcgtgtgtcaggcacaggaggctgatcacctac
The Pieris napi chromosome 1, ilPieNapi1.2, whole genome shotgun sequence DNA segment above includes these coding regions:
- the LOC125051111 gene encoding uncharacterized protein LOC125051111, producing the protein MKAAVVLLSLVCLGWAAPQMRKPFHEHFSDFITIIDDEAGDERDHLTEHYLEFEEFRASIDYMAGKDFKGLVKEMEDLPEFKAVIEFLEGHEIDITYYIDLLDIFIDQLSAGQKRHELSGRDVSAYIKDTIAILPKEKLDALYDEKIENDEEFKRAMDSLQSDEWKEIWDALWENETFKAEADELSKNGIDLQMLLSELVAIFGQN